From a region of the Vibrio ostreae genome:
- a CDS encoding LysR substrate-binding domain-containing protein yields MTLPPLYALRAFEAAARLGSFSKAAQLLNVTPGAVSRHVRTLEEWFEYELFQRHGPKVTITPAGNTLATQLAEGFQSLENACYHFGHNNRKLRLKAPSTLTMSWLLDVLSRFRAQHSAPMIETASVWMDVDTVDFVREPYDCAILLGQGSFGANTECLPLFAEWLIPVCAPDLLTAAQQDLTRCELIHPTTDRRDWRRWIARTGQVKSLNLNQGKVFDTLEQGNLAAISGHGISVGDLLLSLKAIEAGLLTLPFREAVSTGESYYLVWPKGSAKRQNIDLLYQWLKLAVPGPMPAEVVCLD; encoded by the coding sequence GTGACCTTACCTCCACTGTACGCGCTGCGCGCATTTGAAGCGGCAGCCCGTTTAGGCTCGTTTTCTAAAGCTGCACAACTGCTCAACGTAACGCCAGGCGCGGTCAGCCGCCACGTGCGCACACTGGAAGAGTGGTTTGAATATGAGCTGTTTCAGCGTCACGGCCCGAAAGTCACCATCACACCGGCTGGTAATACGCTGGCAACCCAACTGGCTGAAGGATTCCAGAGCCTGGAAAATGCCTGTTATCACTTTGGTCACAACAATCGCAAGCTGCGCCTGAAAGCGCCGTCTACACTGACCATGAGCTGGCTGCTGGATGTGCTGAGTCGTTTTCGTGCGCAGCACTCTGCGCCGATGATTGAAACTGCCAGTGTGTGGATGGATGTCGACACGGTTGATTTTGTCCGTGAACCTTATGATTGCGCGATTTTGCTCGGTCAGGGCAGTTTTGGCGCCAATACCGAATGTCTGCCGCTGTTCGCTGAATGGTTAATCCCGGTTTGTGCTCCGGATCTACTCACTGCAGCGCAGCAGGATCTGACCCGTTGCGAACTGATTCACCCGACCACGGACCGCCGTGACTGGCGGCGCTGGATTGCCCGTACCGGTCAGGTTAAATCTCTCAATCTCAATCAAGGCAAGGTGTTTGACACACTCGAGCAAGGCAATCTGGCCGCCATCAGTGGTCACGGAATCTCAGTCGGTGATTTGTTACTCAGCCTGAAAGCGATTGAAGCGGGGCTGCTGACATTGCCATTTAGGGAGGCGGTATCTACCGGGGAAAGTTATTATCTGGTGTGGCCGAAAGGCAGCGCTA
- a CDS encoding LysE family translocator, with protein sequence MNLSLLASYSLAVLLLILSPGPVVALITSTAARHGQRKAFMTMLGTNGASLLLLTTAVLMLAGVVHLSPAYLYLLGILGSLYIGYTAISDLLAMIDNAGARNAAATHPARQNAHRSGLVKGFVIGIANPKDILFFVSFFPQFIAVTHNFSTSVMTLSAIWVLFDLTILSLYIIGAKWWTQAFSSRWIEGLCAGFLLLVAGGGVIYNSQQLLG encoded by the coding sequence ATGAACCTTTCTTTGCTCGCCAGTTACAGCCTGGCCGTGTTGCTTTTAATTCTCAGCCCCGGCCCTGTAGTGGCTTTAATCACCTCTACCGCGGCACGTCATGGTCAGCGCAAAGCATTTATGACCATGCTTGGCACCAATGGCGCGTCACTGCTGTTGCTGACCACCGCGGTATTAATGCTGGCTGGCGTGGTTCATTTGTCTCCCGCTTACCTGTACTTACTGGGTATTCTCGGCTCGCTGTACATTGGCTATACCGCCATCAGTGACTTGCTGGCAATGATAGACAATGCAGGCGCCCGGAACGCAGCAGCCACACATCCGGCCAGGCAAAACGCTCACCGTAGCGGCTTGGTCAAAGGCTTTGTGATTGGCATTGCGAACCCGAAAGACATCCTGTTTTTTGTCTCGTTTTTTCCACAGTTCATTGCCGTGACACACAATTTCTCCACCAGCGTGATGACGCTGTCAGCAATCTGGGTGCTGTTTGATCTGACCATTCTGTCGCTGTATATCATCGGCGCAAAATGGTGGACGCAAGCCTTCAGCTCACGCTGGATTGAAGGGTTATGTGCCGGGTTCTTATTGCTGGTGGCTGGCGGCGGCGTGATATATAACTCGCAGCAGTTACTCGGGTGA